The following proteins come from a genomic window of Pelagicoccus albus:
- a CDS encoding HAD-IIB family hydrolase has protein sequence MPPASQTSMIAIFTDLDGTLIDFDNYSSELARPYVHRLIKLGYLVIFCSSKTFAEQRVLQEEIDIEMPCIVENGSAIIAPPGFWNPEFVDFDVVDGWQRIVLGKPAAEIRQRLRRVECKFGESLHGFSSMMTEDIASVTGLDIGSARRAQNREYSETLSAKLPQDVWESLDSAFEYEGLKCLPGGRFHTVIDSQSDKGAAIRKFGELWKAQSSEPLISFGLGDSENDQELLENVDWPHLVKRPNGSWAGLSGRRIERVNGVGPKGWVKVAEQLLSKAKPEATV, from the coding sequence ATGCCCCCCGCCTCACAGACTAGCATGATAGCTATATTCACCGACTTGGATGGTACTCTCATCGACTTCGACAACTACTCGAGCGAGCTTGCTCGCCCGTACGTACATCGACTCATCAAGCTCGGCTACCTTGTAATCTTTTGCTCATCCAAAACTTTTGCCGAGCAAAGGGTTCTCCAGGAAGAGATCGATATAGAGATGCCGTGTATTGTTGAAAACGGCAGCGCTATCATCGCTCCTCCCGGATTCTGGAATCCGGAGTTCGTCGATTTTGATGTTGTGGATGGCTGGCAACGCATCGTACTCGGAAAACCCGCGGCGGAAATTAGACAACGTCTCCGCCGCGTTGAGTGCAAGTTTGGGGAGTCGCTCCATGGCTTTAGCTCCATGATGACTGAGGACATCGCGAGTGTAACTGGTTTGGACATTGGTTCCGCTCGACGCGCTCAAAATCGGGAATATAGTGAAACGCTTTCTGCCAAGCTGCCGCAAGATGTCTGGGAAAGTTTGGATTCAGCTTTTGAATACGAAGGCCTAAAGTGTCTGCCCGGTGGACGTTTTCATACAGTGATTGATAGCCAGTCTGACAAAGGCGCTGCTATCCGTAAGTTCGGAGAACTGTGGAAGGCTCAATCAAGCGAGCCTCTTATTTCCTTTGGCCTTGGTGACAGTGAAAACGATCAGGAGCTGCTCGAGAACGTCGATTGGCCGCACTTAGTGAAGCGACCCAACGGATCTTGGGCTGGCTTATCTGGCCGACGAATTGAGCGAGTCAACGGAGTAGGACCGAAAGGTTGGGTTAAGGTAGCAGAGCAGCTGCTGAGCAAGGCGAAGCCGGAGGCGACCGTCTAG
- the mpgS gene encoding mannosyl-3-phosphoglycerate synthase, protein MKIEIPRDCDRLGGVQIYGLQKVYELDSGGNFGKENNTHNNVIRSIPSEALYERQKNMAIVVPVKNERLKLIEGVLVGIPHPCQIIVVSNSPRGPVDRFQIEKEAITNFCKFTNKRVTVVHQKDAALAKAIELAGYGELLGDDGLVRSGKAEGMIMGTLLARWLNNKYIGFVDSDNYFPGAVHEYVQEYAAGFEMFDTDSTFVRISWNSKPKVMENSLFFAKWGRSSVHSNKTLNLLLSYFSGYETEVVKTGNAGEHALTVDLALNIEYAAGYAVETHHFVNIIESWGGVLPPKDNVDQRDKVTICQIESRNPHLHESKGDEHVEDMIDASLSVIYNSPLCPELLKREIAEDRAKRMNLAEAEPIAPVKIYSNLNNLNLDVFLEHCEAAFASNTESLSLV, encoded by the coding sequence ATGAAGATAGAAATACCCAGAGACTGCGACCGTCTAGGCGGCGTACAAATTTATGGCCTCCAAAAAGTTTACGAACTCGATAGCGGAGGCAACTTCGGCAAGGAGAACAATACCCACAACAACGTAATCCGAAGCATCCCGTCCGAGGCATTGTACGAACGCCAAAAGAACATGGCGATCGTGGTGCCGGTGAAAAACGAACGGTTGAAGCTTATAGAAGGGGTCCTCGTGGGGATCCCTCATCCGTGTCAGATCATCGTTGTTTCCAATAGCCCGCGTGGCCCAGTGGACCGTTTCCAAATCGAAAAGGAAGCGATTACCAATTTCTGCAAGTTCACCAATAAGCGAGTCACCGTAGTCCACCAGAAAGACGCAGCACTAGCAAAAGCAATTGAGCTCGCCGGTTATGGCGAGCTTCTTGGCGATGACGGTTTGGTTCGTTCCGGTAAGGCGGAAGGTATGATCATGGGTACGCTGCTGGCCCGTTGGTTGAACAACAAGTACATCGGTTTTGTCGATAGCGACAATTACTTCCCGGGAGCGGTGCACGAATATGTGCAAGAGTATGCTGCGGGCTTTGAAATGTTCGACACCGATAGCACCTTCGTCCGCATTTCTTGGAACTCCAAGCCCAAGGTCATGGAGAACTCTCTGTTCTTCGCGAAGTGGGGTCGCAGTTCGGTACATTCTAACAAGACGCTCAATCTTCTGTTGTCTTATTTCAGTGGATACGAGACTGAAGTGGTCAAAACCGGCAATGCTGGAGAACACGCTCTCACTGTAGACTTGGCGTTGAACATTGAATACGCAGCAGGTTACGCGGTAGAGACGCACCACTTCGTTAACATCATAGAAAGCTGGGGAGGTGTATTGCCGCCGAAAGATAATGTAGATCAAAGGGATAAAGTGACTATCTGCCAGATTGAGTCGCGCAATCCGCATTTGCACGAATCTAAGGGAGATGAACACGTCGAAGACATGATCGACGCTTCGCTTTCCGTTATCTATAACTCGCCGCTTTGTCCCGAACTTCTGAAGCGGGAAATAGCGGAAGATCGAGCTAAGAGAATGAATTTAGCTGAGGCGGAACCAATTGCTCCAGTCAAGATCTACAGCAATCTGAACAACCTGAATTTGGATGTGTTCCTCGAGCATTGCGAAGCGGCATTCGCAAGCAATACAGAGTCTCTCTCGCTCGTTTAA
- a CDS encoding GNAT family N-acetyltransferase yields the protein MATELEIEEVDFAKWREQIRSVRFTVFVDEQKVPAEIEMDAWDDKSRHVLALAEGLPVGTGRLLPDGHIGRLAVLKEWRGKKVGLALMQRLMQMGQDANMPELILSAQTHAAEFYRRLGFVAMGKPYQEAGIEHIEMRRKA from the coding sequence ATGGCGACGGAATTAGAAATTGAAGAGGTAGATTTTGCAAAGTGGCGGGAGCAAATTCGCTCGGTCCGTTTCACGGTATTTGTAGACGAGCAAAAGGTGCCGGCGGAAATCGAAATGGACGCATGGGATGACAAATCGCGTCACGTTTTGGCTCTGGCGGAAGGCCTGCCCGTGGGTACAGGCCGCCTCCTTCCAGATGGCCACATAGGCCGTTTGGCCGTTCTCAAAGAGTGGCGCGGCAAAAAGGTGGGGCTCGCCTTGATGCAGAGGCTTATGCAGATGGGGCAGGACGCCAATATGCCGGAATTGATCCTTTCGGCTCAAACCCATGCCGCGGAATTTTACAGACGTTTGGGCTTTGTGGCCATGGGAAAGCCTTACCAGGAGGCCGGAATCGAGCATATCGAAATGCGTCGCAAAGCCTGA
- a CDS encoding alpha/beta fold hydrolase translates to MIDEREPLVVLLHGLARTSRSMRPMAKYLERHGFNTLCLSYPSTKAPVEKLAGQVRSAIRDQCGGRRLLHFVTHSMGGILLRVMQRDEPMPNLGRAVMLCPPNKGSQIVDRLGGWRLFGWLNGPAGRQLVTGPLGLPETLGKANFEVGVLAGNRTFDPILSRLLPGENDGKVAVSHMELEGQADFKIVPATHTFVMSNGEAQANTLAFLKNGAFIHP, encoded by the coding sequence GTGATCGACGAACGTGAGCCTTTGGTTGTGCTGCTGCACGGCTTGGCGAGAACTTCCCGGTCCATGCGACCAATGGCGAAATATCTAGAGAGGCATGGGTTTAACACGCTTTGCCTTTCGTACCCTTCGACCAAGGCGCCCGTCGAGAAATTGGCCGGGCAAGTGAGGTCAGCCATCCGAGATCAGTGCGGCGGGCGACGGCTACTGCACTTCGTGACTCACTCCATGGGAGGAATCCTTTTGAGGGTGATGCAACGCGATGAACCGATGCCGAATCTGGGTAGGGCCGTAATGTTATGTCCTCCGAACAAGGGGAGCCAGATCGTGGACCGTCTTGGCGGTTGGAGGCTTTTCGGCTGGTTGAATGGTCCTGCGGGACGTCAGCTCGTCACGGGCCCCCTTGGTTTGCCGGAAACCTTGGGAAAGGCGAATTTTGAAGTTGGCGTGCTAGCTGGCAATCGAACGTTTGATCCGATTTTGTCACGACTGCTTCCTGGTGAAAATGACGGGAAGGTCGCTGTTTCGCACATGGAATTGGAGGGGCAGGCTGACTTCAAAATCGTCCCAGCCACGCATACATTCGTCATGTCCAACGGCGAAGCTCAGGCCAACACGCTGGCCTTTTTGAAAAACGGAGCTTTCATCCACCCCTGA
- a CDS encoding Maf family protein, translated as MGLAKFILASQSPRRKELLERIGASFDILPADVEEFEEGHGDPEGMVRQNALLKATWIADRHPDRYVLGSDTTVHLDGRVLVKPVDLADAKQMLLKLGGRTHVVYTGFALVCRDRKIEVVDGARSEVTFKPLDDGIIDEYLKIVNPLDKAGGYGIQEGTDLIIESFKGSHSNIMGLPLDETKALLQRHSLL; from the coding sequence ATGGGGTTAGCAAAGTTTATATTGGCGTCGCAATCGCCTCGCCGCAAAGAGCTGCTAGAGCGGATCGGGGCGAGCTTCGATATATTGCCGGCGGATGTTGAGGAGTTCGAAGAAGGGCATGGAGATCCGGAAGGGATGGTGCGTCAAAACGCCCTGCTCAAAGCGACTTGGATCGCCGATCGCCATCCTGATAGATACGTTTTGGGCTCAGATACGACGGTGCACCTCGATGGTCGCGTTCTCGTGAAGCCAGTCGACCTGGCGGACGCCAAGCAGATGCTTCTCAAGCTCGGTGGCCGAACGCATGTGGTGTACACCGGCTTTGCTCTTGTTTGCCGTGACAGGAAAATCGAAGTGGTGGATGGAGCGAGAAGCGAGGTTACCTTCAAGCCCTTGGACGACGGTATTATAGACGAGTACCTGAAAATCGTGAATCCTCTCGATAAAGCCGGCGGCTACGGAATCCAAGAGGGCACGGATTTGATCATCGAATCCTTCAAGGGATCTCACTCAAATATAATGGGGCTGCCATTGGATGAAACAAAGGCCCTTCTGCAGCGTCATAGCTTGCTCTAA
- a CDS encoding NAD+ synthase, translating into MKIGLAQINTTVGDLAGNQKLILEAYQSLVASGAELVVFPELAVCGYPPRDLLFKRRFVPDQHESLEAIAQQIGDAPAVIGFVEANPSASGRDFYNAAAFCYQGKVQQIGRKCLLPTYDVFDEDRYFHPSDLPLVFDWNDKKIGITICEDIWGNTDISRERYPHAPVEYLKEQNLDLHINLSASPWHWGGKGEQREGLVSAASKACQCPTVYVNAVGGNDELIFDGRSMVSDSSGQIIAGLAAFAADQKIVDLDCEEISLASSFRQDLMPNIEEALVLGLRDYVHKSGFKKALIGLSGGIDSAVVAAIAAKALGPENVTGISLPSAISSDHSKSDAKDLADFLGINFHTVAIADIVSAAEDTLSPLTTGYGRDVTEENIQARARGLLLMALSNKLGALLLTTGNKSELAVGYCTLYGDMCGGLAVISDLPKTKVFELARYMNRDKPTIPVNTIEKPPSAELRPDQKDEDSLPPYDILDGILEGYVEKGYSSCQLIEMGYDKDVVKDMIRKVDLNEYKRKQAAPGLKLTPLAFGVGRRIPIVQRYVS; encoded by the coding sequence ATGAAGATCGGACTTGCTCAAATTAACACCACCGTTGGCGACCTAGCCGGAAACCAGAAGCTTATTCTCGAGGCCTACCAGTCGCTCGTCGCCTCTGGAGCTGAGCTCGTCGTCTTTCCAGAACTTGCCGTTTGCGGCTACCCGCCACGCGACCTTCTCTTCAAACGACGTTTCGTGCCGGACCAACACGAAAGCCTGGAAGCTATCGCCCAACAAATCGGAGACGCTCCCGCAGTAATCGGCTTCGTTGAGGCTAACCCCTCCGCCTCCGGTCGCGATTTCTACAACGCTGCCGCATTTTGCTACCAAGGCAAAGTCCAGCAAATCGGGCGCAAATGCCTGCTCCCTACCTACGATGTATTTGACGAAGACCGCTACTTCCACCCGTCAGACCTACCGTTGGTCTTCGATTGGAATGACAAGAAAATCGGTATCACCATCTGCGAGGACATCTGGGGCAACACCGACATTTCCCGCGAACGCTACCCGCACGCCCCCGTCGAATACCTGAAGGAGCAAAATCTCGACCTCCACATCAACCTCTCCGCCAGCCCATGGCATTGGGGCGGAAAAGGCGAACAACGCGAAGGTCTGGTCTCCGCAGCTTCCAAAGCCTGCCAATGCCCCACTGTCTACGTCAACGCAGTTGGTGGAAACGACGAGCTGATTTTCGATGGACGCAGCATGGTATCCGATTCCTCGGGACAAATCATTGCTGGCTTGGCCGCCTTTGCAGCAGACCAAAAAATCGTGGATCTCGATTGCGAAGAGATTTCGCTAGCTTCTTCATTTCGCCAAGATCTGATGCCAAACATCGAAGAAGCCTTGGTTCTGGGACTACGCGACTACGTTCATAAATCCGGCTTCAAAAAAGCCCTGATCGGACTTTCGGGCGGCATCGACTCCGCCGTAGTTGCGGCGATTGCAGCCAAGGCTCTTGGACCAGAAAATGTTACCGGCATTTCCCTGCCCTCTGCCATTTCTAGCGACCACTCCAAAAGCGACGCTAAAGACTTGGCAGATTTCTTGGGGATCAATTTCCACACCGTAGCGATCGCTGATATCGTGTCTGCGGCAGAAGATACGCTCTCCCCGCTGACCACGGGATACGGCCGTGATGTAACTGAAGAAAACATACAAGCCCGAGCTCGCGGTTTACTACTGATGGCTTTGTCCAACAAACTCGGAGCCCTCCTTCTCACGACCGGCAACAAATCCGAACTCGCGGTAGGATATTGCACCCTATACGGCGACATGTGTGGGGGACTGGCTGTTATTAGCGACCTCCCCAAAACGAAGGTTTTCGAACTAGCCCGCTACATGAATCGCGATAAGCCAACCATCCCGGTCAACACCATAGAGAAGCCGCCAAGCGCCGAACTTCGTCCGGATCAGAAAGACGAGGACAGCCTGCCACCTTACGACATCCTCGACGGCATACTAGAAGGCTACGTCGAAAAAGGATATTCCTCCTGCCAGCTAATCGAGATGGGATACGATAAAGACGTAGTGAAAGACATGATACGCAAAGTGGATCTCAATGAATACAAGAGAAAGCAGGCAGCCCCCGGTCTAAAACTTACTCCACTCGCATTCGGAGTCGGTCGCCGTATCCCGATCGTCCAACGCTACGTCTCGTAA
- the hemL gene encoding glutamate-1-semialdehyde 2,1-aminomutase — translation MTISSDLFARAQKLIPGGVNSPVRAFRSVGGTPFFTKKAEGATLTTADDQELIDFVCTWGPAIHGHNNPAIREAISEALDKGTSFGTPNPYEVEMAELIIELVPSVEKVRMVNSGTEATMTAIRLARGYTKRNKIIKFAGCYHGHVDSLLIAAGSGALTLGKPDSAGIPESLAEETIVLPFNDLSKVEEAFAKYGDDIAGIILEPYPANIGLIFPKDGYLEGLRALCTKYGAVLIFDEVMTGFRVSAGGVQQHVGIQPDITTLGKIIGGGLPVGALGGKAEIMDHLAPLGPVYQAGTLSGNPLAMAAGITALKLLRQGDTYERLDRMGKQISGAIIDTAKDLGLPLQVPQVGSMFCVYFSEKTVETLDDAIATDTERFNKYFHSALEKGVYLPPSKYEANFISTTHEQAAIDKATEILCETLREL, via the coding sequence ATGACAATTTCGTCCGACCTTTTCGCCCGTGCCCAAAAACTAATACCTGGAGGAGTCAATTCTCCGGTACGCGCCTTTCGTTCCGTAGGAGGAACGCCCTTCTTCACCAAAAAGGCCGAAGGAGCTACCCTCACCACCGCCGACGATCAAGAGCTGATCGATTTCGTCTGCACCTGGGGTCCCGCTATTCACGGACATAACAATCCAGCCATTCGTGAAGCCATCTCCGAAGCCCTTGATAAAGGTACAAGCTTCGGTACACCGAATCCTTACGAAGTCGAGATGGCGGAGCTTATCATCGAGCTCGTCCCATCCGTCGAAAAAGTTCGCATGGTTAACTCCGGCACCGAGGCTACCATGACGGCTATTCGTCTCGCCCGCGGTTACACGAAGCGAAACAAGATCATCAAGTTCGCCGGCTGCTACCACGGTCATGTCGATTCCCTTCTCATTGCAGCAGGTTCTGGAGCTCTCACGCTCGGCAAACCGGACTCGGCGGGTATACCAGAAAGCTTGGCAGAAGAAACAATCGTCCTTCCTTTTAATGACCTTTCGAAAGTCGAAGAGGCATTCGCCAAATATGGCGATGACATCGCAGGCATAATCCTCGAGCCCTACCCCGCAAACATCGGACTCATCTTCCCGAAAGACGGCTACCTCGAAGGCCTCAGGGCTTTGTGTACAAAATACGGAGCAGTCCTAATTTTCGACGAAGTCATGACCGGGTTTCGCGTATCCGCAGGCGGGGTACAACAGCATGTCGGCATCCAGCCAGACATAACCACGCTTGGAAAAATCATCGGCGGCGGCCTGCCAGTCGGAGCTCTCGGCGGCAAAGCCGAGATCATGGACCACCTCGCCCCACTCGGTCCGGTCTACCAAGCAGGAACCTTGAGCGGCAATCCGCTCGCTATGGCAGCTGGTATCACAGCCCTCAAGCTCCTACGACAAGGCGATACCTACGAACGGCTTGATCGAATGGGAAAACAGATTTCTGGAGCTATCATCGACACAGCTAAAGATCTCGGCCTCCCGCTACAAGTACCTCAAGTCGGCTCCATGTTTTGCGTCTACTTCAGCGAAAAAACGGTCGAGACACTCGACGACGCCATCGCCACCGACACGGAGCGTTTCAATAAGTACTTCCACTCCGCGCTGGAAAAAGGAGTCTACCTTCCACCTTCCAAATACGAGGCCAACTTCATCTCCACCACCCACGAACAAGCAGCGATCGACAAGGCCACGGAGATTCTTTGCGAAACCCTGCGGGAGCTTTAG
- the tatC gene encoding twin-arginine translocase subunit TatC produces MSDLVPAKETEESDDEMDWADDPKKMGFLDHVEELRWTLIKPLAVFFLTFALTIVFIQQVKEVLMFPLSENYSASDLETFNGLATRNPTGVFTAMLHIGLLCGVTVASPVFLFYLGKFLSPALTKKEKKLLLPGCISAFFLFILGAAFAFFALLPKAIDVTMEFNRMMGFQIIWSPDSYFGFITWIVLGMGVSFQFPLVAVVLVYLDVVSLEKLRSLRRVLIVVFFIAAAVLTPPDPVTQIMMALPMIVLYEISLIVAGFLLRKRKKAEEEEELEDV; encoded by the coding sequence ATGAGCGATTTAGTTCCAGCAAAAGAAACAGAAGAGTCCGATGACGAAATGGATTGGGCCGATGATCCCAAGAAAATGGGATTCTTGGATCACGTGGAAGAATTGCGCTGGACCCTCATCAAACCACTGGCCGTTTTCTTTCTCACTTTTGCCCTAACCATCGTCTTTATCCAGCAGGTCAAAGAGGTTTTGATGTTCCCGCTTAGCGAGAACTACTCAGCGTCGGATTTGGAAACCTTCAATGGCTTAGCGACTCGCAACCCGACTGGCGTATTCACCGCCATGTTACACATTGGTCTGCTTTGCGGGGTTACAGTGGCGTCGCCGGTATTCCTTTTCTACCTCGGAAAATTCCTCTCTCCCGCTCTGACTAAGAAGGAAAAGAAACTCCTTTTGCCCGGCTGCATCAGCGCGTTTTTCCTTTTTATCTTGGGGGCCGCTTTCGCGTTCTTCGCTTTGTTGCCCAAAGCGATCGATGTGACGATGGAGTTCAATCGCATGATGGGGTTCCAGATAATCTGGTCGCCGGATAGCTACTTTGGTTTTATCACTTGGATCGTGCTGGGGATGGGCGTCTCCTTCCAGTTTCCACTTGTCGCAGTGGTTTTGGTTTACCTCGATGTGGTAAGCTTGGAAAAGCTACGCTCGCTGCGAAGAGTCTTGATTGTGGTTTTCTTCATCGCGGCTGCGGTTCTAACGCCACCTGATCCGGTTACCCAGATCATGATGGCCTTGCCGATGATCGTGCTTTACGAGATCTCTTTGATCGTCGCAGGATTCCTCTTACGCAAGCGCAAGAAAGCCGAGGAGGAAGAAGAGCTCGAAGACGTTTAA
- the ppdK gene encoding pyruvate, phosphate dikinase — translation MASKTTAKRATAAKKAARKPAKKAAKKAPRKAAAKNVKYVYSFGQKTDGDATMRNLLGGKGANLAEMANIGLPVPPGFTITTEVCTYFYDNGRTYPESLQAQMEAAIEKMEKEMGTKFGATSGMPLLVAVRSGARDSMPGMMDTILNLGLNEASVEALTKATDNPRFAWDCYRRFIQMYGDVVLGVQAGPDEDVEPFEGVIHAFKHETYGKDIIDSELTAEDQMELVSRFKALVKDRTGQGFPEDPWDQLRGAAGAVFGSWMNDRAIVYRQKYGIPAEWGTAVNVQAMVFGNTGATSGSGVAFTRNPANGENEFYGEFLVNAQGEDVVAGVRTPEPVAKLEEVMPKSFKELLKVRKKLEKHFKDVQDVEFTIQEGKLYMLQTRNGKRTAAAALKISIDMVKERLINWETAVLRNPADQLDQLLAPIFDLAEVKKAKVLSVGLPAGPGAAAGKIYFNAERAVDAEARGEKVLLTRVETSPEDLRGMIAAEGILTARGGVSSHAALVARQMGKVCVCGAGELQIDYDKKTLTVGKNVFKEGDYLSIDGTTGEVYAGEIKAAPSEIIDGLINNKKAAQKTEKYQNYIKLMEWCAKATRLQVRTNADTPEQTKNAIAFGAEGIGLTRTEHMFFEGDRIDAMREMILADSLEGRQKALKKLLPYQRKDFAGIFRALKGLPATIRLLDPPLHEFLPHTKEQQMDLARTLDIKVEKIMQRVADLHEFNPMLGFRGCRLAICYPEIAEMQARAIFEAAAQCEKKGIPAKPEVMIPLVGFKKELDIQTEIVHRVAKEVQEAKGVEISYTVGTMIEVPRGALTADEIAETAEFFSFGTNDLTQTTMGMSRDDAGSFLGKYKEVEILPYNPFASIDQTGVGQLVETAIAKGRGTRPGMKLGICGEHGGDPASVKFCHNAGLTYVSCSPYRVPVARLSAAQAAIEEKRAK, via the coding sequence ATGGCATCCAAAACTACAGCGAAACGCGCAACAGCAGCAAAAAAAGCTGCACGCAAGCCAGCCAAAAAGGCCGCTAAAAAAGCCCCTCGCAAAGCAGCGGCGAAGAACGTAAAGTACGTCTACTCCTTCGGTCAGAAGACTGACGGGGACGCTACTATGAGAAACCTCCTCGGTGGCAAGGGTGCGAACCTCGCCGAGATGGCCAACATCGGCCTCCCAGTTCCTCCGGGCTTCACCATCACCACTGAAGTCTGTACTTACTTCTACGACAACGGACGCACCTATCCTGAAAGCCTCCAGGCTCAGATGGAAGCCGCCATCGAAAAGATGGAAAAGGAAATGGGCACCAAGTTTGGAGCTACTTCCGGTATGCCTCTCCTCGTAGCTGTTCGTTCCGGCGCTCGCGACTCAATGCCAGGTATGATGGATACCATCCTCAACCTCGGTTTGAACGAAGCTTCCGTTGAAGCACTCACTAAGGCTACTGACAACCCACGTTTCGCTTGGGACTGTTACCGCCGCTTCATCCAGATGTACGGAGACGTTGTTCTCGGCGTACAAGCTGGACCAGACGAAGACGTAGAGCCATTCGAAGGCGTTATCCACGCATTCAAGCACGAGACTTACGGCAAGGACATCATCGACTCCGAGCTCACAGCTGAAGACCAGATGGAACTCGTTAGCCGCTTCAAGGCTCTCGTTAAGGACCGCACTGGACAAGGCTTCCCAGAAGATCCTTGGGATCAGCTCCGCGGAGCTGCCGGCGCTGTATTCGGTTCTTGGATGAATGACCGCGCGATCGTTTACCGCCAGAAGTACGGCATCCCAGCTGAATGGGGTACTGCTGTTAACGTTCAGGCCATGGTATTCGGAAACACTGGCGCGACTTCCGGTTCCGGAGTTGCCTTCACTCGTAACCCAGCCAACGGCGAAAACGAATTCTACGGTGAATTCCTCGTCAACGCGCAGGGTGAAGACGTGGTAGCTGGTGTTCGTACTCCAGAGCCAGTTGCTAAGCTCGAGGAAGTAATGCCAAAGTCTTTCAAGGAGTTGCTCAAGGTTCGCAAGAAGCTCGAAAAGCACTTCAAGGATGTACAGGACGTCGAGTTCACCATCCAGGAAGGCAAGCTCTACATGCTGCAGACTCGTAACGGTAAGCGCACCGCTGCTGCCGCTCTGAAGATCTCTATCGACATGGTTAAGGAGCGTCTCATCAACTGGGAAACTGCAGTTCTCCGCAACCCAGCTGACCAGCTCGACCAGCTCCTCGCGCCTATCTTCGACCTCGCTGAAGTCAAGAAGGCTAAGGTTCTTTCCGTTGGTCTCCCTGCCGGTCCAGGTGCTGCTGCTGGTAAGATCTACTTCAACGCTGAGCGTGCCGTTGACGCAGAAGCTCGCGGCGAAAAGGTTCTCCTCACTCGCGTAGAAACTTCTCCAGAAGACCTTCGTGGTATGATCGCTGCGGAAGGTATCCTCACCGCTCGCGGTGGTGTTTCTTCCCACGCTGCACTCGTTGCCCGCCAGATGGGTAAGGTTTGTGTTTGTGGCGCTGGCGAACTCCAGATCGACTACGACAAGAAGACCCTTACTGTTGGTAAGAACGTCTTCAAGGAAGGTGACTACCTCTCCATCGACGGAACCACTGGTGAAGTTTACGCAGGCGAAATCAAGGCTGCTCCTTCAGAAATCATCGACGGCCTCATCAACAACAAGAAGGCTGCCCAGAAGACCGAGAAGTACCAGAACTACATCAAGCTCATGGAATGGTGCGCCAAGGCAACTCGCCTTCAGGTCCGTACCAACGCCGACACTCCAGAGCAGACCAAGAACGCTATCGCGTTTGGCGCTGAAGGTATCGGTTTGACTCGTACCGAGCACATGTTCTTCGAAGGCGATCGTATCGACGCCATGCGCGAAATGATCTTGGCAGACAGCCTCGAAGGTCGTCAAAAGGCCCTCAAGAAGCTTCTCCCATATCAGCGCAAGGATTTCGCCGGAATCTTCCGCGCTCTGAAGGGTCTCCCAGCGACTATCCGTCTTCTAGACCCACCACTCCACGAGTTCCTCCCTCACACCAAGGAGCAGCAAATGGATCTCGCTCGTACTCTCGACATCAAGGTTGAGAAGATCATGCAACGTGTTGCGGATCTGCACGAGTTCAACCCAATGCTTGGTTTCCGTGGCTGCCGTCTCGCGATCTGCTACCCAGAAATCGCAGAGATGCAGGCTCGCGCCATCTTCGAAGCTGCTGCGCAGTGCGAGAAGAAGGGCATCCCAGCCAAGCCAGAAGTCATGATCCCGCTCGTTGGCTTCAAGAAGGAACTCGATATCCAAACTGAGATCGTACATCGCGTTGCGAAGGAAGTTCAGGAAGCCAAGGGTGTTGAGATCTCTTACACCGTTGGAACTATGATCGAAGTACCACGTGGAGCTTTGACCGCTGACGAAATCGCTGAGACCGCTGAGTTCTTCTCATTCGGTACTAACGACTTGACCCAAACAACTATGGGCATGTCTCGCGACGACGCTGGCTCCTTCCTCGGCAAGTACAAGGAAGTTGAAATCCTTCCGTACAACCCGTTCGCATCGATCGACCAAACTGGTGTTGGCCAGCTCGTCGAAACTGCGATCGCTAAGGGTCGTGGCACACGTCCCGGCATGAAGCTCGGCATCTGTGGTGAACACGGTGGTGATCCAGCTTCAGTAAAGTTCTGCCACAACGCAGGACTCACTTACGTATCCTGCTCGCCTTACCGCGTGCCAGTAGCTCGTCTCTCCGCTGCGCAAGCCGCGATCGAAGAGAAGCGTGCCAAGTAA